The Equus caballus isolate H_3958 breed thoroughbred chromosome 4, TB-T2T, whole genome shotgun sequence genome includes the window TTCCTAGGTTTATCCCTCCAGAATGCGCAAGCCAAGGTGCATGTATACATTTATGGGGGAAAGGGCCAGAGCTTTCCTCCCATTCTCAAAGGGCTTTGTGACAGAAAAAGGTCAACTGTTGCTTTTTTTTGAttagtacttaataaatgttcatCTTAACAGTTCTCAAGTACCTTCTACATCTGGGTTTCTGTGCTTACtgttatttttatggaaatgttTTCAATTGTTCCGTGCTTACCTGTAATATGCTTTTGTTCACAGATTCCATGCAAGCATGTTTTTTGCTATGACTGTGctattttacatgaaaaaaaggGAGATAAGATGTGTCCAGGGTAAGATcgtcattacatttttaaatgagaagttTGTGATGTAGTGATTTATAATCTAGGTTAAAGGTCAGGGTGTGGTGTAAGCAGTAGGTTACCAAAAGTGTCCACACGGCTAGTCTTTCTCTGTGAGCCCAGAGTTGGCCTGAGCCTTCTCCTTGGGATAGGGCTATGTAGTGATTATCAGTCAGTTCCAATTGGCCAAAATGACAAAATATGTTTGCCATCACAAAATTAGTGTTATAAACCAAAactagtcattttctttttttgatgggACACTGGAGAGGTAGTATCATGTAGTGGTTGAGGCAGACTCTAGAATGAGAATTCCTGTGTTCAAATTCCTGTTCTGCCATTTCTTAGCTATGTGATACaggctgtttcttcatctgtaaaatggagctaatgcTAGTCCCCACCTCCCTGGGTTATTatcagaattaaatgagttactgtATACACCTAGCATAGAGTGAGTGCTCTGTAAGTATAGGCTCTTATTTATTGCCTTCAGATCTGATTATGATGTCTTGAGTATATTTTAGAACACCATCATGGCATCAACACACAAGTTGTGAAGATCTAGAGATATTGGTTGATACTGATTCATTTTGGAAGAGCCTTGAAGGATCCAGAATAAATCATTTTAGAACCCCTGAAAGTAGGCTTGAGAAAAGCTTTGAGAGAAACTTCCCTGGAACAGCTGTAGGCTTCCCGGATTCCTTATAACCCGTGTCAGCAGCTCTCCCAAGATTTGGGAGATTGGTGATAGTAAAGCTATGGATAATTGTAAGGGATGATTTCCTTTTATGGTGTAGAAGCTTGGCTCGTTGAGAGGGAAAGGATGATTCATAACAACTAATTCTCTTGGCATATTTTTATTagccctttatttatttatttatttatttatttatttatttaaagattggcacctgagctaacatctgttgcccgtgtttttttttttcccttcttcttctccccaacacccccagtacatagttgtatattctagttgtgggtccttctagttgtgctatgtgggatgctgcctcagcatggcctgatgagcagtgccatgtccgcgcccaggatctgaacccgtgaaaccctgggccaccaaagtggagcacatgaacttaaccacttggccatggggccagcccctattagcCCTTTAGAGTAACAGATTATAAAATCTGTAGTGTGtgtttaaacaatattttttcccTAGAATTATAATTCAGAGAGTTAGGAAGTTAAAAGTACATATTCATTTGTTTGCCTAATTTTCCCATACAGTGTACATTCACTTTAAATTATATAGTAAATTTGATTGCTTCATGGAAAAAAGGATTTTAGATGTTATGAAACACTATGTAGAGGACattaaaaggttttctttttcttttatgtaagtGTTCTAATGATAATATTTAGGAGGGAATTTAGTTTTGAGGTATTAAATGTAACTCCGGTAGGCACCTTACTGGTTGACCCTTAGCTGTTTTAGAATATAAGCCTATCTGGATTAGCAGACCCAGATCAGGAATGGAGAAATGGCAACCCAAGTTAATGTAAATATTATACATTACTGCCTTTAATCACCCAAAAGAAAGTGCCTCGCATCCTGTTACTGTGGAGATATTTCTGAGCTTGCAGCGAATTAGCAGAAAATGTTAGAAGTGTGCCAAATGGCCACTAAAGGGAAGCCTACTAGTATCAAGAAGGATTGCCAGCCTTACAGCAAAGATGGAAATATAGACACAACTTAAAATCAAGAATATAGAGCCATTTAAATAGTCTCAAATGATTTGACACACATATTCAATGATAATAGCTTGTATTTGTGCATAGATAGTGCTTAACTAGTGATTAAACACTGTCACTGTCATTGTTCCGTTTATTTTAAGGATACTCTTAAGTAGGCTGAAGTCGGTATAAAAACATTGTGAGTTAGGTAAAGCAGGTgtttaaccccattttacagatgaagaaagaatcaaaaagagtGAATGACTTCTTCAGGATTACAGAGCCATTACTAGATCTCACTTCTTCTGATTCCTAGTTCAGTCCTCTTTCCACTTTTTCAAGAAGACTCTAAAGATTCTAAAGGCAAGAGTGGATTAAATATAGTGAATGAAGACTGGTTATCATTTTGACCCTGACTCATTAAGAAAATGTTGAGTTAAATTTAATGCTTACCATTTAGAAGGGCAGGAGTGTGTAATATTGTTGAGTAGTAAATTTGTCTGACAATTCACAGAGATGCCTTTCTTCAGGGATTCAAGTCAGGGATTCAGTAAGGGTTTGAATTTAAATTGATTATGTTGTTTAATGTTCGGAATCCTGACGATTAGGATGATCTTAGTCATTTTTGTAGTCCTTGCAGCATCTTCCACCTAATGTCTTCCTCTTAGTATTAAGTATTTGTTCCGCAGATACTTATTGCTCAATAAACACTGTGTAAATTTGAATTCCAGGATTGTGACAGATCCTTTGGTTTGCCATTCTTGGTATTTTTTGCAAATGGATGCAAAGCATAGAGGAGTTGTTTGAGAAAGTCAGATAAATTCTATGTCTTGGGAAGAAGAAGATCTTTTCCTAAAATATGTTCTGTTTCATAAACACTTAATTTTTCTTGTATTAAGAATTCTGAGGTTGGTAGAAATGCTGATGCTTAATAGCAAATAGACTACAAAGTGGGAAAGATGAAAGGTTCACTTACAGTAACTGTAACTTTTAATTGTAAACTTTGCAATATTTTccataacaaattttaaaaataggcatatCTTTGAAATTGTGTGTTATTTTTGTAGTCTGTTTTTagtaaatgaatttttttccccttctgattTAGCTGTAGTGATCCTGTGCAGCGAATTGAGCAGTGTACACGAGGTTCTCTCTTCATGTGTAGCATTGTTCAAGGGTGCAAGAGAACATACTTGTCTCAGAGAGACTTACAGGCTCACATCAACCACCGCCACATGAGAGCTGGAAAACCTGTCACCCGTGCTTCCATCGAGAATGTTCATCCTCCTATTGCCCCACCACCAGCTGAAATCCCTGAGCGTTTTATAATGCCGCCAGACAAGCACCATATGAGCCATATTCCGCCAAAGCAGCACATCATGATGCCGCCACCTCCTTTGCAACACGTGCCACATGAGCACTATAATCAGCCTCATGAGGATATTCGTGCTCCTCCAGCAGAATTGTCCATGGCTCCACCTCCACCTCGTTCGGTCAGTCAGGAAACCTTTCGTATTTCAACAAGAAAACACAGCAATTTAATAACTGTCCCTATTCAGGATGACTCAAATTCAGGTGCTAGAGAACCACCACCTCCTGCCCCAGCACCTGCTCACCATCATCCTGAATATCAGGGTCAACCAGTGGTATCGCACCCTCATCATATTATGCCTCCACAGCAACATTAtgcaccacccccacctcctccaccaccaATAAGCCATCCAATGCCACATCCTCCCCAGGCCGCAGGTACTCCTCACTTGGTTTATAGCCAAGCTCCACCTCCACCAATGACCTCTGCTCCACCACCAATAACCCCTCCCCCTGGACATATTATTGCCCAGATGCCACCTTATATGAATCATCCTCCTCCAGGACCTCCCCCACCTCAACATGGTGGTCCACCTGTAACTGCACCCCCTCCTCACCATTATAATCCTAACTCTTTACCCCAGTTCACTGAAGATCAAGGAACTCTGAGCCCTCCATTTACACAACCAGGGGGAATGAGTCCTGGTATATGGCCTGCACCAAGagggccacctcctcctccacgAATGCAGGGTCCGCCTTCTCAAACCCCACTTCCTGGACCACATCATCCAGATCAGACAAGATATAGACCGTATTACCAATGATAAtagtattttgaactgaagtaTGATGAGGAGAAAAACTCATGTATGGTCAATCTTTTAATTAAGCTTTGACTGTTTGGGGAAGGGAAAGCACCTCTTACTGAGGTGGCTGTAAAACACTTAGGGTCTTGGCTCTTAAAATGGTTTTAAATCCTGACCTTAGGATCGATCGCAAGTACTATACTGTAGTGCAGATAAGCGGCTCAGTTGAGCACAGCTATATTTTAACAACTTTGTTCCCTTAGTGTGGTAAATTGACCCAGAGGTGACCATttgtaaaaaatttgaaaaaaatttttcattgttcCACTTTCAGAAGAATTGCTTTTGTTAAACCCAATGTTTAGTTTTTCTTGTGATACATTTTGTTAACCTGTGTAAAAGGATTAAATTTCAATATGGTtgtaaaaatgctatttttatgtgaatttaaGTGCAGCCACatactgttttttaaaaccaTATGTTTTACCACTAATTCCCGAAAGTTACAATAAAATCCTGAAAGTAAAAATCTACTAGAAGTTACTGTAAGGCAGACTGTTAAATGGTAGagaattatttcacattttaggCACTGAAATTTTGAGGTATATTGAGTAAACAATGCACTTCACTTGGATGCCTTTTCATTTTTAGGCGGCctcaggagcaccaaaatacattGGAGTTCTAGTCCTAAGATATATTTATGTTTGTGATATTAAAAGGCATTACTAAGTATTTGGAAAGATATGGCCAAGTGATCGACTCTACAGGCTCCATGCTGTTGGGGATGCTGTTACTCATTAATGCTTTTTACTGAATGGTTGGAATCACATGATGCACCACATTTATTAATCTTAAGTAGCGTTATTTTATAGAACTGTTTCAATGGTGTTATTTAGATGAAGTGTGTTCTACTCTGCTCATTGTCTTAAACTAAATATTTAGGGCTGAATAGGCTTTATATAATTCCTCATTTCATGGTAGAGCTTGATCCTGTACTTAAGTGGGTTCTTGTTTATTGGGTTTTGAACTACAATTTGAATGCCGTGGAGGAATTTGAATACTGTATTAATGAAGGACATTCTTGTAATCACAAACTTGCATTGCTCAGGTTTCATTGCTGTGTGGTAAGGGTTTTTTCTCTGACTTGAAATTTAAAGGCTATTAATCATCTCCTATTCCTTTTATTGGTTAAACAGTCTAGAACTTGCAACATTTTAGCATGGTGTCAACAGTGAAGACTACCAGATGATTTTGTAttggagaagagaaaagtaaTGACTAAATTGTGAATTTCAGTGCTTTATAAGGTGCCTTTAGAGTCAGCTTTTGCATTATAGGGGGCTTGTTACAGTCCAGCTAAGATGACCACTTACAGTTTATACAGAACTCATATGTATAAATCAGCATTCTTAGGATATTATTATATGTCCTTTGAATAAACCCCTGTGAATTATTTCCTCTCCCCTAAAATGGTGCATAATATAAACATGAAATGTGTAGAATGCAgatatcatttattaaatagtttGTAGTGTATAAATTTAGGACATATTTCTTTTTGACAAAGGGTGAACTGATTGCTAATTTACCATTTAATTCTGTCAGGTACAGGAAAGACAACTTCTCATCTTGCATAATCGGATGCAAAGTCATCTAAGAACTTAGAGCTGAAGTTAGAAATATTATAAACGGCCGTTTCAACCTTGACCAGCCGAAAATAAcgaatacactttttttttaagttaagtgATTTTTCACAGCTAGCAGTTTGAGAGTCAGTGTTGCTGCAATATTTCTAGTGAGCAGTTCTTGTTATTAGAAGCATGGGAGTGAAATAGTGTGAGATGGTGGTGGTAAGTGCTTCTGTCATATTACTGTAGGTACTCAGACTGGCGCGAACTTGATTCCCTTTCACGCCCTCGTTTAGGAACTGTTAAAATATGACTGTTGAAAATCCAATACCGTTCTTTGTTTCATGTAATAAGAAAATAGCCAAATTCACTTTAGAGCTTCTCAACTATTTATGAAGAGCTCTCCTGTTTTTATTGAAATTCACTAGAGTTCACTGTGGTATGAAACCACTTAGTCTATGTATCAGACGAAAAAATTAGTATCATAAAATTCCACATGTTAAGAGAATTCTcgtaggcttttaaaaaaatgatttattttcagtTAGGTTTAAGAAATACATGTTATGCAGGGAGGCACATCAGATGAATGTGTTGTAGcaggcaaaatttttaaatggtgttAGACTTGAATTCATCCAGTTTGAATGAGGGTGGGTGGGTAGAAAGACGGCGAAGTTCCTGTTAGTGTTTCTTTCCTTAAGGAAAAAGATGTGAATCCCAGCCTTATTTCAGGGAAGCCTTTGAAGCTATGATGGACATAAGTCTAAATTAAATGTATGTATGTTTCATTATATTGCTCTTAAGACTACTGAGGTGGCAGTTTAattcttaaaaacaataaaatggaagCATAAATACTATTTTGCCTAGGTGAATTTTTACCTAATGGTGATACCTTTGGGAGAATACAGAATTTTCCGTGTTTATGTTGATAAAACGTTTACAGTACAATTAGATTCACTTTTTTAGAGATTAAAACCAGCACGTTGAATGTTAATATTTCTTCAGTGGCATGCTTGTTCAGAGTATAATAGAGTATTTGGGGAAATATGGTTGCAAAGACCATAAAAAACTACTttattctgttttgctttgtaaAAGCCACTTTCTCAAAATCGTTGTGTAAATACTGATACCACtgaaatataaatggaaagatacttgAACGTATTTTTAATCTCACAGTAAGTGACTTTCCTATGAGAGGCATGCAGAGCAGCTTCAGGCTTTGTTCTGCCTCACGTACTGGGAGAGTATCATACATCTTTTTGGAAAAGCCTTCTAGTCCTATCTTTATGAAA containing:
- the CBLL1 gene encoding E3 ubiquitin-protein ligase Hakai isoform X4, translating into MDHTDNELQGTNSSGSLGGLDVRRRIPIKLISKQGGKAKAAPRTPRTINRMPAKAPPGDEGFDYNEEERYDCKGGELFGNQRRFPGHLFWDFQINIIGEKDDTPVHFCDKCGLPIKIYGRMIPCKHVFCYDCAILHEKKGDKMCPGCSDPVQRIEQCTRGSLFMCSIVQGCKRTYLSQRDLQAHINHRHMRAGKPVTRASIENVHPPIAPPPAEIPERFIMPPDKHHMSHIPPKQHIMMPPPPLQHVPHEHYNQPHEDIRAPPAELSMAPPPPRSVSQETFRISTRKHSNLITVPIQDDSNSGAREPPPPAPAPAHHHPEYQGQPVVSHPHHIMPPQQHYAPPPPPPPPISHPMPHPPQAAGTPHLVYSQAPPPPMTSAPPPITPPPGHIIAQMPPYMNHPPPGPPPPQHGGPPVTAPPPHHYNPNSLPQFTEDQGTLSPPFTQPGGMSPGIWPAPRGPPPPPRMQGPPSQTPLPGPHHPDQTRYRPYYQ
- the CBLL1 gene encoding E3 ubiquitin-protein ligase Hakai isoform X3, with amino-acid sequence MDHTDNELQGTNSSGSLGGLDVRRRIPIKLISKQGGKAKAAPRTPRTINRMPAKAPPGDEEGFDYNEEERYDCKGGELFGNQRRFPGHLFWDFQINIIGEKDDTPVHFCDKCGLPIKIYGRMIPCKHVFCYDCAILHEKKGDKMCPGCSDPVQRIEQCTRGSLFMCSIVQGCKRTYLSQRDLQAHINHRHMRAGKPVTRASIENVHPPIAPPPAEIPERFIMPPDKHHMSHIPPKQHIMMPPPPLQHVPHEHYNQPHEDIRAPPAELSMAPPPPRSVSQETFRISTRKHSNLITVPIQDDSNSGAREPPPPAPAPAHHHPEYQGQPVVSHPHHIMPPQQHYAPPPPPPPPISHPMPHPPQAAGTPHLVYSQAPPPPMTSAPPPITPPPGHIIAQMPPYMNHPPPGPPPPQHGGPPVTAPPPHHYNPNSLPQFTEDQGTLSPPFTQPGGMSPGIWPAPRGPPPPPRMQGPPSQTPLPGPHHPDQTRYRPYYQ
- the CBLL1 gene encoding E3 ubiquitin-protein ligase Hakai isoform X1 — translated: MRESGLETSCCLSQLWAGAALVAAGLYCLSGPLWTRDGSVESNMVFGIFLPKHKACPALRLWFLLIIGDIYKGEPKVKIFSFLSANNELQGTNSSGSLGGLDVRRRIPIKLISKQGGKAKAAPRTPRTINRMPAKAPPGDEGFDYNEEERYDCKGGELFGNQRRFPGHLFWDFQINIIGEKDDTPVHFCDKCGLPIKIYGRMIPCKHVFCYDCAILHEKKGDKMCPGCSDPVQRIEQCTRGSLFMCSIVQGCKRTYLSQRDLQAHINHRHMRAGKPVTRASIENVHPPIAPPPAEIPERFIMPPDKHHMSHIPPKQHIMMPPPPLQHVPHEHYNQPHEDIRAPPAELSMAPPPPRSVSQETFRISTRKHSNLITVPIQDDSNSGAREPPPPAPAPAHHHPEYQGQPVVSHPHHIMPPQQHYAPPPPPPPPISHPMPHPPQAAGTPHLVYSQAPPPPMTSAPPPITPPPGHIIAQMPPYMNHPPPGPPPPQHGGPPVTAPPPHHYNPNSLPQFTEDQGTLSPPFTQPGGMSPGIWPAPRGPPPPPRMQGPPSQTPLPGPHHPDQTRYRPYYQ
- the CBLL1 gene encoding E3 ubiquitin-protein ligase Hakai isoform X2 is translated as MRESGLETSCCLSQLWAGAALVAAGLYCLSGPLWTRDGSVESNMVFGIFLPKHKACPALRLWFLLIIGDIYKGEPKVKIFSFLSANNELQGTNSSGSLGGLDVRRRIPIKLISKQGGKAKAAPRTPRTINRMPAKAPPGDEEGFDYNEEERYDCKGGELFGNQRRFPGHLFWDFQINIIGEKDDTPVHFCDKCGLPIKIYGRMIPCKHVFCYDCAILHEKKGDKMCPGCSDPVQRIEQCTRGSLFMCSIVQGCKRTYLSQRDLQAHINHRHMRAGKPVTRASIENVHPPIAPPPAEIPERFIMPPDKHHMSHIPPKQHIMMPPPPLQHVPHEHYNQPHEDIRAPPAELSMAPPPPRSVSQETFRISTRKHSNLITVPIQDDSNSGAREPPPPAPAPAHHHPEYQGQPVVSHPHHIMPPQQHYAPPPPPPPPISHPMPHPPQAAGTPHLVYSQAPPPPMTSAPPPITPPPGHIIAQMPPYMNHPPPGPPPPQHGGPPVTAPPPHHYNPNSLPQFTEDQGTLSPPFTQPGGMSPGIWPAPRGPPPPPRMQGPPSQTPLPGPHHPDQTRYRPYYQ